Proteins from one Triplophysa dalaica isolate WHDGS20190420 chromosome 6, ASM1584641v1, whole genome shotgun sequence genomic window:
- the synprb gene encoding synaptoporin b isoform X2, translating to MVSFVDPEASPWCSVTLYLWVWLAEELNTPSYTDTQADAQSSSSMCMVIFAPLCAVLAFATCGGYSGQIMVKVECLNKTQNNISISFNYPFRLQQVHFNAPLCEGTRKETVFLEGDYSSSTQFFVTVSVLAFLYSLLATIVYIFYQNKYREKNRGPVADFLVTLAFSSMWLVSSITWAKSLSSVKAATDVNQILLLMSACRAQENLCEVLMEPVWTNLNMSAAFGFLNFFLWAGNIWFAYKETGLHKSTQRYPSRTPSEKRGSFRQYSQTSFDQSGTGFGQRLYNQGSFDLSSGGLSLPQTNLGQPMFYRQVGSPTSRGPLIFVNEM from the exons AGCATCTCCATGGTGTTCAGTCACTCTGTATCTCTGGGTTTGGCTGGCAGAGGAGCTCAACACTCCTTCATATACAGACACACAGGCTGATGCTCAATCCTCTTCATCAATGTGTATGGTCATATTTGCTCCG CTTTGTGCTGTTTTAGCATTCGCAACATGTGGGGGATATTCAGGCCAGATAATGGTTAAAGTCGAATGTTTGAACAAAACCCAAAACAACATCAGCATCAGTTTCAACTACCCATTCAG ACTCCAGCAGGTGCATTTTAATGCTCCTCTATGCGAAGGCACCAGAAAAGAAACTGTCTTTCTCGAAGGGGATTATTCTTCATCCACTCAGTTTTTTGTTACCGTGTCGGTCCTGGCTTTTCTCTATTCTCTTTTGGCCACAATAGTTTACATCTTCTACCAGAACAAAtacagagagaagaacagaggCCCAGTAGCT GACTTCCTGGTGACTTTAGCGTTCTCTAGCATGTGGCTGGTTAGCTCGATCACCTGGGCGAAAAGTCTGTCTAGTGTGAAGGCGGCCACTGATGTGAATCAGATTCTGCTGTTGATGTCTGCATGCAGAGCCCAGGAGAACTTGTGCGAGGTCTTAATGGAGCCAGTTTGGACAAATCTTAACATGTCTGCG GCCTTTGGTTTTTTAAACTTCTTCCTTTGGGCGGGTAATATTTGGTTTGCCTACAAAGAGACAGGTTTGCACAAGTCTACCCAGCGCTACCCATCCCGGACTCCCTCTGAGAAACGCGGCAGCTTCAGGCAGTACAGTCAAACCAGTTTTGATCAATCCGGGACTGGCTTTGGCCAAAGGCTCTACAATCAGGGGAGTTTTGACTTATCAAGTGGAGGTTTGAGCCTACCCCAAACCAATCTAGGACAGCCAATGTTTTACCGACAGGTGGGAAGTCCTACGTCCAGAGGCCCTCTTATATTTGTTAATGAGATGTGA
- the slc6a22.2 gene encoding solute carrier family 6 member 22, tandem duplicate 2, producing the protein MDPKGGLNLRNGDGALVHPKKPHEREQWASKLEFLLAVAGHIIGLGNVWRFPYLCYKNGGGAFLVPYVLFLITCGIPLFFLETSLGQFTSQGGITCWRKICPLFEGIGYGSQVVVLYTGVYYIIILAWAFLYLFSSFSSELPWASCKNYWNTEHCKEFIKSNVTDYFPEKTTSPVIEFWERRILGLSEGIEQIGNVRWDLALCLLLAWIICYFCVWKGVKSTGKVVYFTATFPYLMLIVLLVRGITLPGAKNGITFYLYPDPARLTDPQVWMDAGSQIFYSYGLCTGVLTTLGSYNKYDNNCYRDCVYLCLLNSITSFVAGFAIFSVLGFMADEQGMDISMVAESGPGLVFIAYPRAVSLMPLPQLWAVFFFIMIIFLGLDSEFVYHEALVTSITDMYPSFFQTGHRRKFLLLFICAASFLVGLLMVTEGGLYVFQLFDYYACSGMTLLTFGILQSICVGWVYGADRLYDGIEDMIGHRPWPFMKCCWKYLTPAICTGTFIFSLIKYTPLKFNNVYEYPWWGYAIGAFFTLSSTLLVPLWMIYLVCTTPGSMRQRVRVLCTPAKDLPDPKCPKKERNSQTFETFTDLLTLRTVHTPNSIHPADII; encoded by the exons ATGGATCCAAAGGGCGGGTTGAACTTGAGGAATGGGGATGGTGCCTTAGTGCACCCCAAGAAACCTCACGAAAGAGAGCAGTGGGCCAGTAAGCTGGAGTTTCTCTTGGCCGTGGCGGGTCACATTATTGGCCTGGGAAACGTGTGGAGGTTTCCGTACTTGTGCTACAAGAATGGTGGAG GGGCATTTCTTGTGCCATATGTATTGTTTCTTATCACTTGTGGAATTCCACTGTTCTTTTTGGAAACATCATTGGGTCAGTTCACCAGTCAGGGTGGAATCACATGCTGGCGGAAGATCTGCCCACTTTTTGAAG gGATTGGTTATGGCAGCCAAGTTGTCGTTCTCTATACTGGAGTCTATTACATCATCATTCTTGCTTGGGCATTCCTCTACCTCTTCTCTTCCTTTAGTTCAGAGCTTCCATGGGCCAGCTGCAAAAACTACTGGAACACAG AGCACTGCAAAGAGTTCATCAAGAGCAACGTTACCGATTATTTTCCAGAGAAAACCACATCTCCTGTTATTGAGTTTTGGGA GAGAAGAATTTTGGGTTTGTCTGAGGGAATAGAACAGATTGGTAATGTTCGGTGGGACCTGGCTCTCTGCCTTCTGTTGGCCTGGATCATCTGTTACTTTTGCGTGTGGAAGGGAGTGAAGTCCACGGGCAAG GTGGTCTACTTCACTGCTACCTTTCCTTATTTAATGTTAATAGTGCTGCTGGTGCGAGGAATCACTCTCCCCGGAGCAAAAAATGGGATCACGTTCTACCTCTACCCAGATCCAGCGCGTCTCACAGACCCTCAG gtGTGGATGGACGCAGGCAGCCAGATATTTTACTCTTATGGACTTTGTACCGGGGTACTGACCACATTGGGCAGCTACAATAAATATGACAACAACTGCTACAG AGACTGTGTATATTTGTGTCTGCTCAACAGCATTACCAGCTTTGTGGCTGGCTTTGCTATATTTTCTGTCCTGGGCTTTATGGCAGATGAACAGGGGATGGATATTTCAATGGTGGCTGAGTCAG GTCCTGGTTTGGTGTTCATTGCTTACCCCCGTGCTGTGTCTCTGATGCCCCTCCCTCAGTTATGGGCAGTCTTCTTCTTCATCATGATCATATTCTTGGGATTGGATAGTGAG TTTGTGTATCATGAAGCTCTGGTAACATCTATCACAGATATGTATCCCTCCTTCTTCCAAACTGGACATCGGCGTAAATTTCTTCTCCTGTTTATATGCGCTGCCAGCTTCCTTGTTGGCCTGCTAATGGTAACAGAG GGCGGTCTGTACGTTTTCCAGTTGTTTGACTACTACGCATGCAGTGGAATGACACTTCTTACTTTTGGCATATTACAGTCTATCTGTGTTGGATGggtttatg gTGCAGATCGTCTGTATGATGGAATCGAGGACATGATTGGACACCGGCCCTGGCCGTTCATGAAGTGCTGCTGGAAATATCTAACACCAGCTATATGCACA GGAACATTTATCTTCTCCCTGATTAAATACACCCCTCTGAAGTTCAACAATGTGTATGAGTACCCCTGGTGGGGTTACGCCATTGGGGCTTTCTTCACACTTTCTTCCACTCTGCTGGTTCCACTGTGGATGATTTATTTGGTTTGCACTACGCCTGGTTCTATGCGACAG AGAGTAAGAGTCTTATGTACACCTGCTAAAGACCTGCCAGATCCTAAATGTCCTAAAAAGGAGCGAAACAGTCAGACTTTTGAGACCTTCACAGACCTGCTGACCTTACGTACTGTTCACACACCAAACTCAATTCATCCAGCAGACATCATCTAA
- the synprb gene encoding synaptoporin b isoform X3 produces MCMVIFAPLCAVLAFATCGGYSGQIMVKVECLNKTQNNISISFNYPFRLQQVHFNAPLCEGTRKETVFLEGDYSSSTQFFVTVSVLAFLYSLLATIVYIFYQNKYREKNRGPVADFLVTLAFSSMWLVSSITWAKSLSSVKAATDVNQILLLMSACRAQENLCEVLMEPVWTNLNMSAAFGFLNFFLWAGNIWFAYKETGLHKSTQRYPSRTPSEKRGSFRQYSQTSFDQSGTGFGQRLYNQGSFDLSSGGLSLPQTNLGQPMFYRQVGSPTSRGPLIFVNEM; encoded by the exons ATGTGTATGGTCATATTTGCTCCG CTTTGTGCTGTTTTAGCATTCGCAACATGTGGGGGATATTCAGGCCAGATAATGGTTAAAGTCGAATGTTTGAACAAAACCCAAAACAACATCAGCATCAGTTTCAACTACCCATTCAG ACTCCAGCAGGTGCATTTTAATGCTCCTCTATGCGAAGGCACCAGAAAAGAAACTGTCTTTCTCGAAGGGGATTATTCTTCATCCACTCAGTTTTTTGTTACCGTGTCGGTCCTGGCTTTTCTCTATTCTCTTTTGGCCACAATAGTTTACATCTTCTACCAGAACAAAtacagagagaagaacagaggCCCAGTAGCT GACTTCCTGGTGACTTTAGCGTTCTCTAGCATGTGGCTGGTTAGCTCGATCACCTGGGCGAAAAGTCTGTCTAGTGTGAAGGCGGCCACTGATGTGAATCAGATTCTGCTGTTGATGTCTGCATGCAGAGCCCAGGAGAACTTGTGCGAGGTCTTAATGGAGCCAGTTTGGACAAATCTTAACATGTCTGCG GCCTTTGGTTTTTTAAACTTCTTCCTTTGGGCGGGTAATATTTGGTTTGCCTACAAAGAGACAGGTTTGCACAAGTCTACCCAGCGCTACCCATCCCGGACTCCCTCTGAGAAACGCGGCAGCTTCAGGCAGTACAGTCAAACCAGTTTTGATCAATCCGGGACTGGCTTTGGCCAAAGGCTCTACAATCAGGGGAGTTTTGACTTATCAAGTGGAGGTTTGAGCCTACCCCAAACCAATCTAGGACAGCCAATGTTTTACCGACAGGTGGGAAGTCCTACGTCCAGAGGCCCTCTTATATTTGTTAATGAGATGTGA
- the synprb gene encoding synaptoporin b isoform X1 — MIMCVPSCVCVCVCVFSLPHRASPWCSVTLYLWVWLAEELNTPSYTDTQADAQSSSSMCMVIFAPLCAVLAFATCGGYSGQIMVKVECLNKTQNNISISFNYPFRLQQVHFNAPLCEGTRKETVFLEGDYSSSTQFFVTVSVLAFLYSLLATIVYIFYQNKYREKNRGPVADFLVTLAFSSMWLVSSITWAKSLSSVKAATDVNQILLLMSACRAQENLCEVLMEPVWTNLNMSAAFGFLNFFLWAGNIWFAYKETGLHKSTQRYPSRTPSEKRGSFRQYSQTSFDQSGTGFGQRLYNQGSFDLSSGGLSLPQTNLGQPMFYRQVGSPTSRGPLIFVNEM, encoded by the exons ATGATCATGTGTGTACCcagttgtgtatgtgtgtgcgtgtgtgtctttTCTCTGCCACACAGAGCATCTCCATGGTGTTCAGTCACTCTGTATCTCTGGGTTTGGCTGGCAGAGGAGCTCAACACTCCTTCATATACAGACACACAGGCTGATGCTCAATCCTCTTCATCAATGTGTATGGTCATATTTGCTCCG CTTTGTGCTGTTTTAGCATTCGCAACATGTGGGGGATATTCAGGCCAGATAATGGTTAAAGTCGAATGTTTGAACAAAACCCAAAACAACATCAGCATCAGTTTCAACTACCCATTCAG ACTCCAGCAGGTGCATTTTAATGCTCCTCTATGCGAAGGCACCAGAAAAGAAACTGTCTTTCTCGAAGGGGATTATTCTTCATCCACTCAGTTTTTTGTTACCGTGTCGGTCCTGGCTTTTCTCTATTCTCTTTTGGCCACAATAGTTTACATCTTCTACCAGAACAAAtacagagagaagaacagaggCCCAGTAGCT GACTTCCTGGTGACTTTAGCGTTCTCTAGCATGTGGCTGGTTAGCTCGATCACCTGGGCGAAAAGTCTGTCTAGTGTGAAGGCGGCCACTGATGTGAATCAGATTCTGCTGTTGATGTCTGCATGCAGAGCCCAGGAGAACTTGTGCGAGGTCTTAATGGAGCCAGTTTGGACAAATCTTAACATGTCTGCG GCCTTTGGTTTTTTAAACTTCTTCCTTTGGGCGGGTAATATTTGGTTTGCCTACAAAGAGACAGGTTTGCACAAGTCTACCCAGCGCTACCCATCCCGGACTCCCTCTGAGAAACGCGGCAGCTTCAGGCAGTACAGTCAAACCAGTTTTGATCAATCCGGGACTGGCTTTGGCCAAAGGCTCTACAATCAGGGGAGTTTTGACTTATCAAGTGGAGGTTTGAGCCTACCCCAAACCAATCTAGGACAGCCAATGTTTTACCGACAGGTGGGAAGTCCTACGTCCAGAGGCCCTCTTATATTTGTTAATGAGATGTGA
- the LOC130424363 gene encoding green-sensitive opsin-3, whose translation MNGTEGNNFYIPMSNRTGLVRSPFEYTQYYLGEPWEFKLLAVYMFFLICLGLPVNGLTLLVTAQHKRLRQPLNFILVNLAVAGMIMVVFGFTITLASAVNGYFVFGPLGCAIEGFMATLGGQVALWSLVVLAVERYIVVCKPMGSFKFTSSHALSGIAFTWIMAASCAVPPLVGWSRYIPEGMQCSCGPDYYTLNPEYHNESYVVYMFACHFFVPVTIIFFTYGCLVCTVRAAAAQQQDSASTQKAEKEVTRMVILMVLGFLVAWTPYASVAAWIFLNKGAAFSAQFMAVPAFFSKSSSIFNPIIYVLLNKQFRSCMLTTLFCGKNPLGDDDASSVSTSKTEVSSVSPA comes from the exons ATGAACGGGACAGAGGGGAATAACTTTTACATCCCGATGTCCAATAGGACAGGGCTCGTGCGGAGCCCCTTTGAATATACTCAGTATTATTTGGGTGAGCCGTGGGAATTCAAACTACTGGCAGTTTATATGTTTTTTCTCATCTGTTTGGGCCTCCCTGTCAACGGTCTGACGTTGCTAGTAACAGCTCAGCACAAAAGGCTCAGACAGccattaaactttattttggtTAATCTTGCTGTGGCTGGAATGATCATGGTCGTCTTTGGATTTACTATCACACTCGCTTCTGCTGTTAATGGTTACTTTGTCTTTGGACCATTGGGATGCGCTATTGAGGGTTTCATGGCAACGCTTGGAG GTCAAGTCGCTCTTTGGTCACTCGTGGTGCTCGCTGTTGAAAGGTATATTGTTGTGTGTAAGCCCATGGGTAGCTTCAAATTCACATCTTCACATGCTTTGTCAGGAATTGCCTTCACTTGGATCATGGCAGCTAGCTGCGCTGTTCCCCCACTTGTGGGATGGTCCAG GTATATTCCTGAAGGAATGCAGTGCTCATGCGGACCAgattattacacattaaaccCTGAATATCACAATGAATCATACGTTGTGTACATGTTCGCCTGTCACTTCTTTGTTCCTGTTACAATAATATTCTTCACATACGGATGCCTTGTGTGCACTGTGAGAGCG GCTGCAGCTCAACAGCAAGACTCAGCATCTACTCAAAAAGCTGAGAAGGAAGTGACACGTATGGTCATCCTGATGGTTTTGGGTTTCCTGGTGGCATGGACCCCTTATGCTAGTGTGGCAGCTtggattttcttaaataagGGAGCTGCCTTCAGTGCTCAGTTCATGGCTGTTCCTGCTTTTTTCTCAAAGAGCTCCTCAATATTCAACCCCATTATCTATGTGCTGCTAAACAAGCAG TTCCGGAGCTGCATGTTGACCACTCTTTTCTGTGGCAAGAACCCGCTCGGTGATGACGATGCTTCTTCTGTTTCAACAAGCAAAACAGAGGTGTCCTCAGTTTCTCCGGCATAA